One genomic segment of Sander lucioperca isolate FBNREF2018 chromosome 10, SLUC_FBN_1.2, whole genome shotgun sequence includes these proteins:
- the tspan13a gene encoding tetraspanin-13a: MVCGGFICTKNALCALNIVYVLVGLLLIGVAGWGKWLDLVSSIRVVAGVIGVGIFLFVVAFVGLCGALKHHQVLLFFYMIILFIVFVVQFSVSCACLALNKEQQNHLLEVGWNKSEATQKDLEKTLDCCGFLSVPVNGSCAARCFHNPQMTCDTCSDIIQRYAGDVLRFVGGIGLFFSFTEILGVWLAHRYRNIKDPRTNPGAFL; encoded by the exons ATGGTTTGCGGCGGATTCATTTGCACCAAGAACGCACTCTGCGCTCTCAATATAGTCTATGTT TTGGTGGGTCTGCTGCTAATCGGAGTGGCAGGCTGGGGGAAATGGTTGGACTTGGTCTCCAGCATCAGGGTGGTGGCAGGGGTCATCGGCGTGGGCATCTTCCTGTTTGTGGTTGCCTTTGTGGGGCTGTGCGGCGCCCTGAAGCACCACCAGGTCCTGCTCTTCTTC TACATGATAATCCTGTTCATAGTGTTTGTCGTGCAGTTTTCTGTGTCCTGTGCTTGTCTGGCACTGAATAAAGAGCAACAG AACCACCTGCTGGAGGTTGGATGGAACAAATCCGAGGCCACTCAAAAGGACCTTGAGAAAACACTTGACTGTTGTGGCTTCCTTTCTGTTCCAGTCAATGGCTCATGTGCAGCT AGATGCTTTCACAACCCTCAAATGACTTGTGACACGTGCTCAGACATCATCCAGCGGTATGCTGGAGATGTGCTACGGTTTGTTGGTGGTATCGGACTCTTCTTCAGCTTTACAGAG ATCCTCGGAGTTTGGCTCGCCCACAGATACAGAAATATCAAAGATCCTCGCACAAATCCCGGAGCCTTTCTATAA